In Cervus elaphus chromosome 29, mCerEla1.1, whole genome shotgun sequence, a single window of DNA contains:
- the CD274 gene encoding programmed cell death 1 ligand 1 isoform X2 → MRIYSVLTFMAYCCLLKAFTITVPKDLYVVEYGSNVTLECRFPVDKQLNLLALVVYWEMEDKKIIQFVNGKEDLNVQHSSYHGRAQLLKDQLSLGKAALQITDVKLQDAGVYCCLISYGGADYKRITLKVNAPYHKIYHTISVDPVTSEHELTCQAEGYPEAEVIWTSSHHQVLSGKTSITSSKREEKLFNVTSTLRINTTADEIFYCTFRRLGHEENNTAELVIPEPYPDPAKKRNHLVILGAVFLFLHVTLAVIFCLKRNVRMMDVEKCCTQDMNSKQQNATQFEET, encoded by the exons ATGAGGATATATAGTGTCTTAACATTCATGGCTTACTGTTGTTTGCTGAAAG CATTTACTATCACAGTTCCCAAGGACCTGTATGTGGTAGAATATGGCAGCAATGTGACGTTGGAATGCAGATTTCCAGTAGACAAACAATTAAACCTGCTTGCGTTAGTTGTTTACTGGGAAATGGAGGATAAGAAAATTATTCAGTTTGTGAATGGGAAGGAAGACCTGAACGTTCAGCACAGTAGCTACCATGGGAGGGCCCAGCTGTTGAAGGACCAACTCTCCTTGGGAAAGGCTGCACTTCAGATAACAGATGTGAAATTGCAGGATGCAGGGGTTTACTGTTGCTTGATCAGCTATGGCGGTGCCGACTACAAGCGGATTACTTTGAAAGTCAATG CTCCATACCACAAAATCTACCACACAATTTCTGTGGATCCAGTCACCTCTGAACATGAACTAACGTGTCAGGCTGAGGGTTACCCTGAAGCTGAAGTCATCTGGACAAGCAGCCATCACCAAGTCCTGAGTGGCAAAACCAGCATCACCAGTTCCAAGAGGGAGGAAAAGCTTTTCAATGTGACCAGCACACTGAGAATCAACACAACAGCTGACGAAATTTTCTACTGCACTTTTCGGAgattaggtcatgaggaaaaCAACACAGCTGAGTTGGTCATCCCAG aaccATATCCAGATCCAGCAAAAAAGAGGAATCACTTGGTGATTCTGGGAGCTGTGTTCTTGTTCCTGCATGTAACGCTGGCAGTCATCTTCTGTCTGAAAAGAAATG TGAGAATGATGGATGTAGAAAAATGCTGCACCCAAGATATGAATTCAAAGCAACAAAATG CTACACAGTTTGAGGAGACGTAA
- the CD274 gene encoding programmed cell death 1 ligand 1 isoform X1, whose amino-acid sequence MRIYSVLTFMAYCCLLKAFTITVPKDLYVVEYGSNVTLECRFPVDKQLNLLALVVYWEMEDKKIIQFVNGKEDLNVQHSSYHGRAQLLKDQLSLGKAALQITDVKLQDAGVYCCLISYGGADYKRITLKVNAPYHKIYHTISVDPVTSEHELTCQAEGYPEAEVIWTSSHHQVLSGKTSITSSKREEKLFNVTSTLRINTTADEIFYCTFRRLGHEENNTAELVIPEPYPDPAKKRNHLVILGAVFLFLHVTLAVIFCLKRNVRMMDVEKCCTQDMNSKQQNVEKAKSQEDNMNCSRTQALTNIRLWSLLT is encoded by the exons ATGAGGATATATAGTGTCTTAACATTCATGGCTTACTGTTGTTTGCTGAAAG CATTTACTATCACAGTTCCCAAGGACCTGTATGTGGTAGAATATGGCAGCAATGTGACGTTGGAATGCAGATTTCCAGTAGACAAACAATTAAACCTGCTTGCGTTAGTTGTTTACTGGGAAATGGAGGATAAGAAAATTATTCAGTTTGTGAATGGGAAGGAAGACCTGAACGTTCAGCACAGTAGCTACCATGGGAGGGCCCAGCTGTTGAAGGACCAACTCTCCTTGGGAAAGGCTGCACTTCAGATAACAGATGTGAAATTGCAGGATGCAGGGGTTTACTGTTGCTTGATCAGCTATGGCGGTGCCGACTACAAGCGGATTACTTTGAAAGTCAATG CTCCATACCACAAAATCTACCACACAATTTCTGTGGATCCAGTCACCTCTGAACATGAACTAACGTGTCAGGCTGAGGGTTACCCTGAAGCTGAAGTCATCTGGACAAGCAGCCATCACCAAGTCCTGAGTGGCAAAACCAGCATCACCAGTTCCAAGAGGGAGGAAAAGCTTTTCAATGTGACCAGCACACTGAGAATCAACACAACAGCTGACGAAATTTTCTACTGCACTTTTCGGAgattaggtcatgaggaaaaCAACACAGCTGAGTTGGTCATCCCAG aaccATATCCAGATCCAGCAAAAAAGAGGAATCACTTGGTGATTCTGGGAGCTGTGTTCTTGTTCCTGCATGTAACGCTGGCAGTCATCTTCTGTCTGAAAAGAAATG TGAGAATGATGGATGTAGAAAAATGCTGCACCCAAGATATGAATTCAAAGCAACAAAATG TGGAGAAAGCAAAGAGTCAAGAAGATAATATGAATTGCTCAAGAACACAAGCCTTGACAAATATCAGGCTTTGGAGCCTGCTAACCTGA